In the genome of Photobacterium sp. TY1-4, one region contains:
- a CDS encoding primosomal replication protein: MPDLNRFTTLVEQLAVEAANIDRQRGEAPRPLFDEQLFFCRGKLLTPCVNEVRNEITALQREHKAGKLLPSRTQHICDKVIAQIQAIQRELATQQIRRREPKPQYKRRRPIHELYQDLAQHQDWERRLAAMQRDKEAQINRCHSQVEQQTLQKEILALEGRLSRCRTALAKIEQEISTRERKG; encoded by the coding sequence ATGCCTGATTTAAACCGGTTTACAACCCTTGTGGAACAACTCGCAGTTGAAGCGGCCAACATTGACCGCCAGCGGGGTGAAGCGCCCCGCCCGTTATTCGACGAGCAACTGTTTTTCTGTCGCGGTAAACTGCTGACGCCTTGTGTTAACGAAGTGCGCAACGAGATCACCGCCCTGCAGCGTGAGCACAAGGCCGGGAAACTGCTTCCCTCACGCACCCAGCACATCTGCGACAAAGTGATTGCCCAGATCCAGGCGATTCAACGCGAACTGGCCACCCAGCAAATCCGTCGTCGCGAGCCGAAGCCCCAGTACAAACGCCGACGCCCAATCCACGAGCTCTATCAGGATTTGGCACAGCATCAGGACTGGGAGCGGCGCCTGGCCGCCATGCAGCGGGATAAAGAAGCACAGATCAACCGATGCCACAGCCAGGTTGAGCAACAAACCTTGCAAAAAGAAATTCTGGCGCTGGAAGGCAGGCTGTCACGCTGCCGTACCGCACTAGCGAAAATCGAGCAAGAAATCAGCACACGGGAACGAAAAGGATAA